The Melopsittacus undulatus isolate bMelUnd1 chromosome 21, bMelUnd1.mat.Z, whole genome shotgun sequence region GTGCACGGACGGGGTTAAGCCCCCCCCAGGGCCGAGCTCCCATACAGGGAACACCTTGAGCCAAGGCAGCTCTGGAGGGATCCCAGGGCAGCCTCCCCACCCCATAGCACCAACGGAGGAGAGGGGTATTCACCCCCCCAGGGAGCACAAGGGCTATGCAgagcacagctcccagcaggagCCCCATCATTCCCAGCGCCTGGGCAGGCAGAGACAATAGGGACAGTCTGTTCCCATGGGCCAGGGCCAGACGCTGACACAGAGCGTTTGTATCCAATACAGGGGCAGCCTCTCTTAAAGCCTTTTATTCACAGACATGGTACAGACACATGGAAAATCGACATGACCACATTGGAGAACACGAGCCTGGAGCAGAATAGGGCCCCCACTTGTGGGGCTAGACGCCGCCCAGTGCACAAGGAAGCTGAAGTGTTTGAAGCAGACATTTTGTGGACATGCTACAGCAACAGAAGGAACCTGGTGCTCAGtattcctccccttcctcctctccctccccttccacAGAATCCACCCCAACCTCCTCGTAATCCTTCTCCAGCGCAGCCATGTCCTCCCGGGCCTCAGAGAACTCTCCCTCCTCCATGCCCTCCCCCACGTACCAGTGCACAAAGGCTCTCTTGGCGTACATCAGGTCAAACTTGTGGTCCAGGCGGGCCCAGGCCTCGGCAATGGCCGTGGTGTTGCTCAGCATGCACACCGCACGCTGCACCTTGGCCAGGTCCCCGCCTGGCACCACTGTTGGGGGCTGGTAGTTGATGCCCACCTTGAAACCAGTGGGGCACCAGTCCACAAACTGGATGCTACGCTTGGTCTTGATGGTGGCGATGGCGGCATTGACATCCTTGGGCACCACGTCCCCGCGGTACAGCAGGCAGCACGCCATGTACTTGCCGTGCCGCGGGTCGCACTTCACCATCTGGTTGGCTGGCTCGAAGCAGGCGTTGGTGATCTCAGCCACTGAGAGCTGCTCATGGTAAGCCTTCTCAGCTGAGATGACAGGGGCGTAGGTGGCCAGAGGGAAGTGGATGCGGGGATAGGGCACCAGGTTGGTCTGGAACTCCGTCAGGTCGACATTCAGGGCCCCATCGAAGCGCAGGGAGGCTGTGATGGAGGACACGATCTGGCTGATGAGGCGGTTGAGGTTGGTGTAGGTGGGCCTCTCGATGTCCAGGTTGCGGCGGCAGATGTCGTAGATGGCCTCGTTGTCCACCATGAAAGCACAGTCGGAGTGCTCCAGGGTGGTGTGGGTGGTGAGGATGGAGTTGTAGGGCTCCACCACAGCCGTGGAGACCTGTGGAGCTGGGTAAATGGAGAACTCCAGCTTGGACTTCTTGCCATAGTCGACAGAGAGGCGCTCCATGAGCAGGGAGGTGAAGCCGGAGCCGGTGCCACCCCCGAAGCTGTGGAAGACCAGGAagccctgcagccctgtgcaCTGGTCAGcctggaagaagggaaaagaaaccaagagTAATCTATCAGTAACTCTGGGTTTAAGTGGCCACCAAGTCACCCAGGTGGCCAATATTCACCCAAGGACCTCAGCTTTGGTGACTCCTGGTTTGGGGACACTGCTCATAACCAGTGGTCAAGAAAGAACAGATGTTCAAATAGAAACATCCATCACTTGACTAAAAGGATGAAATAAGCCATATTCCCCCCATTACATTCTCAAGGCAACTCCACCTTCATGTCTGGAGCTTGCAGGGTCCTGATGAAGGGCATTCACAGACTAAGGGGAGGCGAAGGGGCTGATCCCACCCAGGCTGGTACCCACCAGCTTGCGGATGCGATCGAGGACCAGGTCGATGATCTCCTTCCCGATGGTGTAGTGCCCACGGGCATAGTTGTTGGCCGCATCCTCCTTGCCCGTGATGAGCTGCTCGGGGTGGAAGAGCTGCCGGTACGTCCCCGTGCGCACCTCGTCTGCAGGGAGAGCCCGTTAGCACCCGGCGGCCCGTGCAGCCCGcacccccccggccccggcccaCGCTCACCGATCACCGTGGGCTCCAGGTCCACGAAGACGGCGCGGGGCACGTGCTTGCCGGCCCCTGTCTCGCTGAAGAAGGTGTTGAAGGAGTCGTCCCCACCGCCGATGGTCTTGTCGCTGGGCATCTGCCCGTCGGGCTGGATGCCGTGCTCCAGGCAGTACAGCTCCCAGCAGGCATTGCCGATCTGCACGCCCGCTTGGCCGACGTGGATGGAGATGCACTCACGCTGCAGGGACACATCGGGGGGGGCACACTcatgctcagccccagcagtgGTTTTGTCACAGCTCCAGGCAGAGCCGATTCAAAGCCCGGAGCTCTCCATGGGGTGTGTGTTGGGGGTGGTTTTATGTGTGACAGAGGAGACACAACTCGGGTTTGGGGAGAAACTGGAGCCCCCGTTTGGGCACCATCACCCACATGAGGCCTCTCCCTGCTCTCTAATGGCGCGGGGAGGACATCttagagcagggctggggtgagGCTGCgcggggaggaagaggaggaggaagctcagGCGCAGCTGCAGGAGGCGGCTGCACCGCTGCCCTCCGGTCACCCCACGGGTCCCCATGGCCCGGCCGCACCCCGCGCCTGCCGCCTGCTCCCGGGGGAAGGGGCGCTCGGCAGGAGCCGTGGGGCAGCATCGGCCGTGGGGCAGCATCGGCCCCGTGCGCGGGGGCTCCGGGAGGTGCCGGGGGCAGCAGAACCGGGACCCGCTGACCCCGggggtacgggggggggggggggtgtcaggGTTGGGGGGGTTCGGTGGGGGGGGGGCGCGGGGCTGTGCTCACTGCGGAGGGGGTGGGGCTGTGCCGCCTTCCCGCGCGCGGGAACGTTAACGGTCGGGGCTGGGCGGTAGGACAAAGCCCCGCCCCCAGCGGAGGGGGGCACCGGACGGGGCCCACGTGCTGCCCCCCCACGTGCTGCGCCCCCCACGGCTGCTGCACCCCCCACGTGCTGCCCCCCACGTGCTGCACCCCCAGGCCGCCCCATCCCCCCGCTCCTGCTGTGCCTCCCCCCTCgtttcccccttctccccctccaccaTGTGGCCCCCAACCCCTATCTCCCCCCATgtctctccccctcccctctctcccaATCCTGCACTTCCCCTCAATGCTCCCTCAgttctcccccctccctgccccccccatacGCTCCCATCCCACACTACCATGGCTGCGGCTCTGTTACTCGTCCCGACAAGCAAGGAATCGACGCAAGTACCAGGCTGCCGCCGCCCCCGAGCACACCCCTATATACCAGCCGTGGGGGCGGGCTTTGCGCCCCCGCCCCGAGCTCCTATTGGCAGTTGCACCCGCCCATCCACACGATCCTCAAGCGGATTGGCTCCTCTACACGGCTCGATCcgcctccttcctccctccccccccctgcCGGCCGGGGGCTGCGGGGCTTTGGGAGGGGGGGCTGTGGTTTGCGGAGGGCCCTTCCGCACGGTCTGGGGCTGCCGGCGGGGCCAGGGTCGGATCCTCCCCTCGGTGGGGctcagctccccccccccccccaccgtgTGTGCTGCGGAGGGAGGGGGCAAAGGCGGCTCCCCCCCCCTCCGCATCC contains the following coding sequences:
- the LOC101869730 gene encoding tubulin alpha-1B chain — its product is MRECISIHVGQAGVQIGNACWELYCLEHGIQPDGQMPSDKTIGGGDDSFNTFFSETGAGKHVPRAVFVDLEPTVIDEVRTGTYRQLFHPEQLITGKEDAANNYARGHYTIGKEIIDLVLDRIRKLADQCTGLQGFLVFHSFGGGTGSGFTSLLMERLSVDYGKKSKLEFSIYPAPQVSTAVVEPYNSILTTHTTLEHSDCAFMVDNEAIYDICRRNLDIERPTYTNLNRLISQIVSSITASLRFDGALNVDLTEFQTNLVPYPRIHFPLATYAPVISAEKAYHEQLSVAEITNACFEPANQMVKCDPRHGKYMACCLLYRGDVVPKDVNAAIATIKTKRSIQFVDWCPTGFKVGINYQPPTVVPGGDLAKVQRAVCMLSNTTAIAEAWARLDHKFDLMYAKRAFVHWYVGEGMEEGEFSEAREDMAALEKDYEEVGVDSVEGEGEEEGEEY